Genomic DNA from Thermobifida alba:
TCGGCGAACACCAGGGCGACCTGGGCCGCGGCGGCCGAGCCGTGCACCAGGCCGCGCACCGCCGTGACCACGTGCGTGATCGGGTTGGCCTCGACGAACACGCGCAGCCAGTCGGGCATGGTGGCCGGGTCCACGAAGACGTTGGTCAGGAACGTCCCGGGGAACAGCACCATCATGCTCACGCTCATGACCGCGTTGGGGCTGCGCAGCACCAGGCCCAGCACGGTCCACAGCCAGGAGAGGCTGTAGCAGAACGCCACGAGCACCGCCACGGCCGCCAGCACGCCGACCGCGCCGCCCTGCGGGCGGAACCCCAGGGCCAGCCCGAGCACCACGACGATCGCCGAGGCGACGGTGTAGCGGACCGCGTCGCCCAGCAGCGCCCCCGCCAGCGCGGCGGGCCGCCACAGCGGCAGCGACCGGATCCGGTCGAAGATCCCCTTCTGGATGTCGGTATTGAGGGTCAGGGCGGTGTACATGGTGATCATGACGACGTTCATGACCAGGATGCCCGGCAGCAGGGTCTGGATGTAGGTGCGCGGGGAGCCCGCCAGCGCGCCGCCGAACAGGAAGGTGAACATCAGCAGGAACAGCACCGGGAAGACGGTGACGTCGAACAGCTGCTCGGGCACGTGCTTGATCTTCAGCAGCGCCCGCCACCCGAAGACCAGCGACGCGGTCACCGGGCCGGGGCGCGGCGGCCGGGCGCGGCGCGTCAGCGCGGTGCGCAGCCTCTCGTCGATCCCGGAGCGGGGCCGGGTGGTCGTGGCGGTCATGCCGTCTCCTCACGGGTGTCGTGGGTGTCTGCGGAGCGGCCGGTCAGCGCCAGGAACACCTCGTCGAGGCTGGGCCGCCCCAGGGAGAAGTGGGTGACGGCGAGCCCGGCGGCGGTCAGCTCCGCCAGGGCGCGGGCCACCAGGGCGGGGTCGAAGACCCGGGCGGACAGCGCCGCGGGGTCGGGCTCCTCGTGCACCGGCTCGTCCAGCACCGCGCCGAGCAGCTGCCGGGCGTCACCGCGCCGTGCGGGGTCGTGCAGGCGCACGTGCAGGGTGCCCGTGCCCACCGACGCCTTGAGCTCGCCGGGGCTGCCCTCGGCGACGACACGGCCGCGGTCGATCACCGCGATCCGGTCGGCCAGCTGGTCGGCCTCGTCCAGGTACTGGGTGGTGAGCAGCACCGAGGTGCCCTGGGCGACCAGGGCGCGCACGATGTCCCAGACCTGGTTGCGGCTGCGCGGGTCCAACCCGGTGGTGGGCTCGTCGAGGAAGAGGAGCTCCGGGGTGACCACGATGCTCGCGGCGATGTCGAGGCGCCGCCGCATGCCGCCGGAGTAGGTCTTGACCTGCTTTCCGGCCGCCTCGGCGAGGTCGAAGGCCGTCAGCAGCTCGCGAGCCCGCGCCCTGGCGTCGGCCCGGGGGTAGCCGAGGAGCCGGGCCAGCATGACGAGGTTCTCGGTGCCGGTGAGGTCCTCGTCCACCGAGGCGAACTGGCCGGTCAGGCTCACCCTGGAGCGCACGGCGTCGGCCTCGCGCACCACGTCGTGGCCGAACACCCGGGCCCATCCGCGGTCGGGGCGCAGCAGGGTGGCGAGCATGCGGATGACGGTGGTCTTGCCCGCGCCGTTGGGCCCCAGGACGCCGTACACGCCCCCGGCCGCGATCCGCAGGTCGACGCCGTCGACGGCGCGGGTGCTCCCGAAGGTCTTGGCCAGGCCGGAGGTCTCGACGGCCAGGTCGGCCGCGCGGCGGTTCCGGTGGCCGGTCGCGGCGGCGCGGGACGGTGACACGGCGGCCTTCCTTCCGTCCTCTCTGACGGGGGGCGCTGTCCTCGGTCGTGGCCGTCGACCGCACCCGCGTCCCCTGTCCACAGGACGGGTCCGACCACGGGGCACTCTCCGGCCACCACTGCTATCGTACACCTGTTCGATTCCAAGCGGCGGCAAAACCTGTACCCCGGGTTCGCCCTCCTCGCGAGTTTGACCTCAACCAAAGTTGAGCTCCTAGGCTCCGTCCCGTCGGGTGCCGCGCACGGCCGCGCCACCTCCTCTGCCCTACCCCGAAAGGCCGGTGACCACCGTATGAGCATGGAGATGACCGCCTGGCACACGCTGTACCGCACCGCGCACGCCCCCGACGAGCGGCGTCCGCTGTCCGCGGCCACGCTGCGGCGCATCGGCCGCTTCGCCCGCCCCCACACGGCCAAGCTGGTCTGGTTCCTGGTGTGCAGCGTGGTCGGCTCGGTGCTGGCGGTGGCCACACCGGTGCTGGCGGGCCGGGTGATCGACGGCATCGTCGGCGGCGCCGAGGCCGGCCTCGTCGTGGGGCTGGCGGTGCTCATCGCCGTCATCGCCCTGGCCGAGGCGGGGGTCGGCCTGGCCACGCGGTGGCTGTCGGCGCGTATCGGCGAGGGGCTCATCCTGCAGCTGCGCACCGCCGTGTTCGACCACGTGCAGCGCATGCCGGTGGCGTTCTTCACCCGCACCCGCACCGGAGCCCTGGTCAGCCGGCTGAACAACGACGTCATCGGGGCGCAGCGGGCGTTCAGCGACACCCTGTCGGGGGTGGTGGGCAACCTGGTGACGCTCACCCTGACGCTGGTGGTGATGGTGGGGCTGTCCTGGCAGGTCACCCTGCTGTCGCTGGCGCTGCTGCCGGTCTTCGTGCTGCCCGCGCGCCGCATGGGCTCCCGGCTGGCCCGCCTGGAGCGGGAGGCGGCCGACCACAACTCCGCGATGAGCACGCAGATGGCCGAGCGCTTCTCCGCGCCGGGGGCGACCCTGGTCAAGCTGTTCGGCCGTCCCGAGCAGGAGTCGGCGGAGTTCGCCGTGCGCGCCGGGCGGGTGCACGACATCGGTGTGCGCCGCGCCATGCTGCAACACGTGTTCTTCACCGCGCTGACGCTGGTCTCCGCGCTGGCCCTGGCACTGGTCTACGGGCTGGGCGGGTTCCACGCGCTGCGCGGCCAACTGGACCCGGGCTCGGTGGTGGCGCTGGCGCTGCTGCTGACCCGCCTGTACGCGCCGCTGACCGCCCTGGCCAACGCGCGCGTGGAGGTGATGAGCGCGCTGGTGAGTTTCGAGCGGGTCTTCGAGGTGCTGGACCTGCAACCGCTGATCCGGGAGCGCGCGGACGCCCGCGAGGTGCCCGACGGTCCGGTGTCGGTGGAGTTCGACGGGGTGCGCTTCGCCTACCCGGCGCCCGAGAAGGTGTCGCTGGCCTCGCTGGAGGAGGTGGCGCGGCTGGACGCGCGCGGCGGCGAGGAGGTGCTGCACGGGGTGTCGTTCCGCGCCGAACCGGGGCAGCTGGTGGCCCTGGTGGGCTCCTCGGGCGCGGGCAAGTCGACGATCGCGCAGCTGCTGCCGCGCCTGTACGACGTCGACGAGGGCGCGGTGCGGCTGTCCGGGGTCGACGTGCGGGACCTGTCGTTCGCCTCGCTGCGCGCCACCCTGGGCATGGTCACCCAGGACGGGCACCTGTTCCACGACACGGTCCGGGGCAACCTGCTGCTGGCCCGCCCCGAGGCCGACGAGGAGGAGCTGTGGGAGGCGCTGCGGCGGGCCCGGATCGCCGAACTGATCGCGTCCCTGCCCGACGGACTGGACACGGTGGTGGGCGAACGCGGCTACCGCTTCTCCGGCGGTGAGCGCCAGCGGCTGACCATCGCGCGGCTGCTGCTGGCGCGGCCCCGGGTGGTGATCCTGGACGAGGCCACCGCGCACCTGGACTCCGACTCGGAGGCACAGGTGCAGGAGGCGCTCACCGAGGCGCTGGAGGGGCGCACCGCCCTGGTGATCGCGCACCGGCTGTCCACCGTCCAGGCGGCCGACCTCATCCTGGTGGTCGAGGCGGGGCGGATCGTGGAACGCGGCACGCACGCCGAACTGCTGGCCGCCAACGGCCGTTACGCGCAGCTGTACCGGACCCAGTTCGAGCAGCCCTCGGGCGACCTCGTCGGCGGGGCCACCCCCTGACCGCCGTGTCGTGTCGCCGGTCCACCGACCGGCGACACGACACGGCTCCGGGCCCGGTGCCGGGGCGGCGGGCCCGGGGCGCGCGGCGCCCGCACTCCTTGGTGTGTTCTTTAGAATTACCGGATGGACGAATTGCAGGGACACCAGGGAGTCTGGCGGTTCGACGGGGAGACCATCTCCATCCACTACCGCACGGGGTGGCGCGCCGATCCGTTCCTGACCGCTCTCGGCCAGTGCCACCTGCCCGTGGCAGCCCTCTCCCAGGTCGAGTTCACCCCCTGCGGGGTGCGGGGGAAGAGCTGGCGGCTCCAGCTGCGGCTGCACGACCGCGTCGACCCCTTCTCCGCGGTCGGGGCGGCCCTGACCGGCAGGGGCCACCCGTTCGTGCTGACCGGGGACTCCCGGACCGAACTGCTCGCCGAGTACTACGCCGACCAGTTCTCCGCCGCCGCCGAAACCGCGCGCGGCACGGACCCCGTCCCCGCGGAGCAGCTGGCCACGCGCCTGGTCCCCCCGCTCCCGCTGCACGTCCAGGTCGCCGAGGGCACGGCCTTCTTCGACGGTGAGACGGTGCGCCTGGTGTGGTCGGGGTGGGCGGCGGGCTCCCGCAAGCGCAAGAACCAGCGCCGGGAGTTTCCCCTCCCGACGATCCGCAGCGTCGAGTGGACGCCCTCGGACGGATGGAACGAGGCCTACCTGCGGGTCGTGACGCACGACTCCGGAAGCACCCCCGTCACCAAGCCGGGCAAGGACCTGAACTGCCTGCTGACCGACTCCTCCCGCAAGGAGGAGGGCCGCATGCTGCTGATGGCGGCGACCGTGACGGCGTACCTGTGGGCCCGGGAGTCCGCGGCTCCGGCCCCGCTCACCGCGGGGGCCGAGGGGCCCGGTCAGCTCGGTGCGGGGACCGACGCCCCGGTCCCGTCCGCGGCGGAGAAGACGGTCTACGACCGCATCCGGGAGCTGGGGCGGCTGCGTGACGAGGGCCTGCTCACCGAGGAGGAGTTCCAGGCCAAGAAGACCGAACTCCTCGACCGGCTG
This window encodes:
- a CDS encoding ABC transporter permease, with the translated sequence MTATTTRPRSGIDERLRTALTRRARPPRPGPVTASLVFGWRALLKIKHVPEQLFDVTVFPVLFLLMFTFLFGGALAGSPRTYIQTLLPGILVMNVVMITMYTALTLNTDIQKGIFDRIRSLPLWRPAALAGALLGDAVRYTVASAIVVVLGLALGFRPQGGAVGVLAAVAVLVAFCYSLSWLWTVLGLVLRSPNAVMSVSMMVLFPGTFLTNVFVDPATMPDWLRVFVEANPITHVVTAVRGLVHGSAAAAQVALVFAECAVLVGVFAPLTLYLYNTRN
- a CDS encoding DUF4429 domain-containing protein, with product MDELQGHQGVWRFDGETISIHYRTGWRADPFLTALGQCHLPVAALSQVEFTPCGVRGKSWRLQLRLHDRVDPFSAVGAALTGRGHPFVLTGDSRTELLAEYYADQFSAAAETARGTDPVPAEQLATRLVPPLPLHVQVAEGTAFFDGETVRLVWSGWAAGSRKRKNQRREFPLPTIRSVEWTPSDGWNEAYLRVVTHDSGSTPVTKPGKDLNCLLTDSSRKEEGRMLLMAATVTAYLWARESAAPAPLTAGAEGPGQLGAGTDAPVPSAAEKTVYDRIRELGRLRDEGLLTEEEFQAKKTELLDRL
- a CDS encoding ATP-binding cassette domain-containing protein; its protein translation is MSPSRAAATGHRNRRAADLAVETSGLAKTFGSTRAVDGVDLRIAAGGVYGVLGPNGAGKTTVIRMLATLLRPDRGWARVFGHDVVREADAVRSRVSLTGQFASVDEDLTGTENLVMLARLLGYPRADARARARELLTAFDLAEAAGKQVKTYSGGMRRRLDIAASIVVTPELLFLDEPTTGLDPRSRNQVWDIVRALVAQGTSVLLTTQYLDEADQLADRIAVIDRGRVVAEGSPGELKASVGTGTLHVRLHDPARRGDARQLLGAVLDEPVHEEPDPAALSARVFDPALVARALAELTAAGLAVTHFSLGRPSLDEVFLALTGRSADTHDTREETA
- a CDS encoding ABC transporter ATP-binding protein translates to MSMEMTAWHTLYRTAHAPDERRPLSAATLRRIGRFARPHTAKLVWFLVCSVVGSVLAVATPVLAGRVIDGIVGGAEAGLVVGLAVLIAVIALAEAGVGLATRWLSARIGEGLILQLRTAVFDHVQRMPVAFFTRTRTGALVSRLNNDVIGAQRAFSDTLSGVVGNLVTLTLTLVVMVGLSWQVTLLSLALLPVFVLPARRMGSRLARLEREAADHNSAMSTQMAERFSAPGATLVKLFGRPEQESAEFAVRAGRVHDIGVRRAMLQHVFFTALTLVSALALALVYGLGGFHALRGQLDPGSVVALALLLTRLYAPLTALANARVEVMSALVSFERVFEVLDLQPLIRERADAREVPDGPVSVEFDGVRFAYPAPEKVSLASLEEVARLDARGGEEVLHGVSFRAEPGQLVALVGSSGAGKSTIAQLLPRLYDVDEGAVRLSGVDVRDLSFASLRATLGMVTQDGHLFHDTVRGNLLLARPEADEEELWEALRRARIAELIASLPDGLDTVVGERGYRFSGGERQRLTIARLLLARPRVVILDEATAHLDSDSEAQVQEALTEALEGRTALVIAHRLSTVQAADLILVVEAGRIVERGTHAELLAANGRYAQLYRTQFEQPSGDLVGGATP